The genomic region AGCTTCAGGACGGTCTCGATTTCGTCGCGCATCATTCTGCCGGTCGGGATGCCGGTCCAGTCGGACACGACAGAGGCCACCGACTGCTGATCGACATGGGCATAGATCATCCGCTTTTCCGGATTGATGCCCTCCAGTGTCTCGAACTTGCCGCGCAACTCGACGCGTTTGGTGGCGCGATCTTCGTCTTCGTTCCCGGAGAGGATTTCGCGAATGCTGCGGATGTCCTTGACGAGCTCCTGTTCCTTGGCCCAGTCGGCCTCCAGGCCGGTCAGCTTGTCCTTCAGCGCCGCTATGTCGCCTTCGATCGCGGTGATGCGCTCGCTGTTCTCGTCCCCGAGATCGCCGTCGCTGACCAGCGCCGATCGTTCGGCCTCGCGGGCCGCGATCGCGACGCGAGCGTCCTCGATCAGGGCCGGCGTCGCGCTTTGACTGATCGCTACCCGCGCCGAAGCTGTGTCCAGCAGGCTGACCGCCTTGTCCGGCAACTGTCGAGACGGAATGTAGCGATGCGACAGGTTGACCGCGGTCACGATCGCGGCGTCTGAGATGCGAACGCCGTGGTGCTTCTCCATCGGGCCGAGGAGGCCGCGCAGCATGATGCAGCAGGTCTCGACGTCCGGCTCATCGACCTGGATCGGCTGGAAGCGTCGTGTGAGTGCGGGATCCTTTTCGATGTACTGGCGATATTCCGCCCAGGTGGTGGCGGCGATGGTCCGCAGCGTGCCGCGGGCGAGGGGAGGCTTCAGGAGATTGGCCGCGTCGCCGGTGCCGGCCGTGCCACCGGCCCCGATCAGCGTGTGAGCCTCGTCGATGAACAGGATAATCGGGGTAGGCGAGTTCTGTACCTCGTCGATCACCGAGCGCAGGCGCTGCTCGAATTCGCCCTTCATCGAGGCGCCGGCCTGCATCAGGCCGATATCCAGCGCGCAGAGCCTGACGTTGCGCAGCGGCGGCGGCACCTCGCCGGCGGCAATGCGCTGGGCAAATCCCTCGACCACGGCGGTCTTGCCGACGCCGGCCTCGCCGGTGAGGATCGGATTGTTTTGCCGCCGGCGCATCAGCACGTCGATCAATTGACGGATTTCGTCGTCCCGACCAAGGATCGGGTCCATCTCGCCCGATCTGGCCTTTGCGGTGAGATCCTGGGAGAACCGGTCGAGCGGTGTCGTCCCCTTGGCATTCGCCCGGTCCGCACCATCGGTGCCGGCACCGGCCAATCCGGAGCCATCCATCGGACGCATGGTCTCCTCCTCGGAGCCCGCCCAGATCGCGCGGTGCTCCGCAGCCAATGCGTCGACATTTATCTTGGCGAATTCCTGCGAGATGTTGTTGAGCGCACGACGGATCTCGTTCGATTTCAATCCGGCGACCAGGAGATGGCCGGTGCGGATCTGGGTCTCGCCGAAGAACAGCGTGGCATAGTGCCAGCCACGGTCGAGAATATCGATGACCGAATTGGCGACGCCCGGCATGTCGGTTTCGTTCTTGCGGAAACCGTTGATGACGCCCGCGAGGTCCGACAACAGCCGCGCGCGGTCGAGCTTGTAGCGATCCGCCGACAGGCTGAGGTCGGTCCGCTCCTGTTGCAGGATGTGAAACAGCCAGTGCGCAAGCTCCACGTTACGGTTGCTGGCGCTCTTGGCGTGGCGCAGGGCCTGTATGAAGGCGTCGTAGCCGGCCCGGTTCAGTTTGCCAGTCACGGCCTCAAGGCTGATATCGGTCACGATGGCGCCTCCTGCTCAATCCCTGGGCGATGCCGGGTCGTCGCGGAAATCGGCTCGAATTCCCATGATGTTAGGACAATCGGAGCGATGCTTAGGTTCAAACCGGCGGCGTACCTGTCGCAGCATTGCGCCGGGCTCTCAGACGCTCGGCTAGGTGAAAGCGTGCATCGCGCCGGTACTCCTCGGTCGAGGCCCAGTTCGGCGAAACCCAGCTGGTCCATCCAAGGCGTCCGCTGTGCCCCAGCTTCATCGGGACAACCGCTCCCGCCGGAATGGCGAGTTCCACCTCCCACTCGAGTTCGTCGCCGATATAGAAATAGACGGCGTCAGCCAGGGGCTCGGACAGGTTCGGCGCTTCGGTGGGCAGGAACTGCTCGTATTGAGCAAAATCCTTCACGAATACGCGAACCCTGATCTTGTCTTCGACGCTGAACACGCGCGAGCCCAGGAGCGCGTCGTGACCGAGCCTGGCGTGCGTCCCGCCGAGCCGGCTGCAGTGGCTCGGGTCGAACGGGAGCCAGGTGCCAACGAACTCGTCGATCTCGACCCTGACATCGAACAGCCCTTGCAGGAGCCGCGCCAGCCGTGAAGCGGATTTCGCTCTCGGTGAAACCAGTCCCGCGAAGCTCAGCTTCGCCATGTCAGGCACGGTATCCCGATTGGCAAAAACATCGGAGCCGAGGCCGGCGAAGGAGCCGACATAGGCGATGAAGCGATCGTCGGATGGGCGATCGTGCTGGGCGATCGGCCGTGCGTCTGCCCAGGCTCGAAAGAACAATTGCAGGAAGCGTCCGTTCAGCAGGTCGAGAAAACGGGGGAAAGCGTCATCCCGCATCAACTGCCAGCCGACGCTCTCATCGGTGGTGGCCAGCGGCAGCGCGCCCTGCGGCCCAAGCAGGCCGAGGAATTTGACCAGAATTCTGAGCCTGCCATCGCGATCGTCGACCGAGCTCAGATTGGAGGCTGGAAATTCCAGATAGGGGGTTTGACCGAGGTCGACAAACTCCTCGCGACGCGCAGCACTGTCGCCGATCCGGGGCCGATCCGGATTGCATCGCTCGAGCTGGCGGAGCGTCTGAAAAAAATCGAACCGCCAGGGCTCGGCCTTCATCTGGTCGATCAGCGTCACAGCGGCCTCCGGGTGCCCATGCGGGCAGGCCAACGCATGATCTCGCCGCGCTCCGGGGTCGAGATGACGGTCTGGGTGAAGGTATTGAAGCCAGAATAGTCGGCGAAGAAGCGTTCCAGCACCGCCCCGAGCAGGAACACGCCGCTGCCTTCGAATGCCTTCTCGTCCAGCGTGACCGTGATCTCCAGGCCGCGCGCTGCGCCACTGCCGGTACGCTCACGCACCCGCCGCACCACGGGCCTGCTCTCGACGCTGCGCACGCCACGAATCTTGCGTTCCGTCGCGTCGTCGAACTGGTCGGCGAATAAGGACAGCATCTCGCGCAACGCCCCGGCGTTCTTGCCGCCGCTGCGTTCCACGAGGCCGAGATAGTTCAAGCTCAGCATGTTGATCAGGCGCCAGCTGACGACGCCGCTATTGGCGATTTCGCTGCGGCTGCGTAGCTGCGCCACCACCGGCTCGCGTGGCCGGGTGGGGCCGGCTATGCACATCAGCTCGAGCGAAGTGTCGTCCAGCAGGCGAAAGTCGGCGCCGCCCTGGCCGACCGGCAGATGTTCCGTGAGATGCCGGTTGGAGCACAGCGCCCGGACGCTCAGCTCGGCGGCGGATCCGCCGCCGCTCGGGTCGCCGGGCTCGAGCAGCGAAAGGAACATGTCCGTCCCGGTGTAGTCCGAGGCTGCGCCATAGGTCTTCTCTTCGACGGTGCGACGCCGCGGCAGCCGACGAACCGTATAATAAAGTCCCTCGACCGATCCGGCCGTCCGGTCGACGGCGGCGGAGTACAACGGACGCACGCGGCGCTTGTCCTTTTCCGCCGGAAAGTGTGCGTAAACCTCCAGCACCTGGTGCGGCTCGTATTCGAGATAGCGGCTTCGGTCGGGCACCACGTGGTATTCGTAGGTATTCGACTTGATCGGGATGCGATCGCTGGTCTTCTCGAACAGGTTGATCGCCGGGGCGGTGTAGAGACTGAAAGTATCCGCCCGGACCGAGGCGGCGAGCCGCGAGTTGTGCTCATCGAATGCGAAGACGATATCGATGGACTTGCTGCGTAACCGCGGCATCACTGCGCGAAGTTGCGTCAGATTGACGCCAAGGAACTTGCGCGGAAACACGAAATATTCCCGCAACAACTCCGAGCCGCGAAAGACCCGGTTGTCGTTCGGAAACAGGGATTCGTCCTCGTTGAAGCCGACCTGCTGCACACAGTCGTTCGGAGCCCGGATGACGACCGGATCGCCGAAATCGTCGAGATAGCGAAAATAGACCCCGACGCAGTTCGAGGTCAGTTGTTCGTAAAGTGCGATGGCGTCCGACTCGGCACCGGTCAGGTAGATGGGCAGTTCGCTGGTGCGGCAGCCGGCGAACCAGGTGTCCGGCTTGTTGCGAGCCTCCACGTCCGTCGGCTCGTCGTCGAGCCGCGCGGCGGTACGGTGCGTCAAGGAGAGCCTGAGCCCGGCGATAACTTCTCCGCCGACTGGAATCCCGAGGGCCTGCAAGGCGCCGGCGGTCGCAAAATATTCGGCGCCGGTGACGTCAAAGGGCCAAAGCACGATATCGCGGCAAAGCCGGAACCGGCAGGCGAGGCTCCGTTCCCTTTCGCGATAGTTCGCGTCGAAATAGGCGCCCCGCGCAATCTTCTTGCCGTCGCGCAACGCCGGATCGGCGTAGGTCGGCTGAATCTTGACCAGCATGGCGGACGGAGTCGGCGCGAGATAATTCGGAACCAACTGCTCAAGCAGGTTCGCCGTGAATTCAGGAAACTCGTGCTTGAGCTTGAGCTGAACACGAGCGGCGAGAAATGCAGCACCCTCCAACAGGCCTGAGATCATCGGATCTGAGCGGTCGCGGACCAGACCGCCGAGGCGCTCGGCGATACCAGGATATTCCTCGGCAAAACCCTCCGCATGCTCGTACAGCAGCGACAGTTCACGATTGTAAAAGTCGAGGAACTCGCGATTCATGTTACAGTCGGTTGATCTGTATATCGCCGCTGTCGAGGTCGACGTCTGCGACGAATTCCACGGGCACGTTGAGCGGTTCGCACTTCAGGTCGGAATGCACGACGAAGCGCAGCTTGAGCTGCTCGGCGCCCACGGAGGTGTCGCGCCGCACCCGGATGGACTTGCGATCGAGTCTCGGCTCATAGGTCGTGAGCGACATGCGCAGGGCATCGCTGAGCTCCTCGTCGGTGACTTCGTCGATCGAACGGTTTGCGATATCGGGGAATCCATAGTTCAGGATCGAGGCGCGGACGCAGCCGCGACCCGTCAGGTCAAGCGTCGATTCGAGGGCAATGGTGTTGAGGAGTGTTTCGACGTCCTGCGAAACCTCGCGCCTCAGCAGCGTCTCCGAGATCGGGAAACGACCAGCGCTGCGCCGTCCCGCTATCACTCGCTCACCGAACTGATCGCGCAGTTCGAGTGGTTTGCGCGCATCGCGAGCGTCATGAGCCGCACGAAAGGCCAGCATCAATGGCGGAGAGAGCCGGTCCTTCCTTGGCGTAACAGTCATTGACGGTCCCCGTACCGCCAGCGCCGATTGCCGCTATGGGCAACCGGCGCCGGGCAGGAAGCTTGCGATCAGGCCCATTCCTTGTTGGCCGCAACGTCCCATCCGAATACCGGAGACGCGCCGGCGCCGCCTTTTTCCGTCTGGGTCTTGTAGGTCATTTTGACCTTCTGGAAGTTCAGGCTGACGTTTTCGGTGAGGCGATCCTCGCCGTGCGATCCGCCCGTCGAGACGCTGGAGACCAGAACGTGCTTCATCTCGATCTTGAGATATTCGAGCGGGTGTTCACCGGCCTTGCGTACCGTGAGAATGGCGCTGTCGATGTGCTTTCCATTGGCGCAGACCTTGAAAAGCTCGGGTGTCGCCTTGTCCACGAAGTGCGTGAAGTGGAGGTCTTGAACGGCGACCTTGCCGGCGCCGCCGCCGGACCCGCTGTGGAACGTGCCGCTCTGGCTCTCGCCAAACGACCAGCTCAAAATGTCGATTTCGTCCTTGTGTTTGTCGTCGAGCGACTCGCCCTTGATCGGATCGAGTTTCAGAAAGATGTCGACAGCCATAGCATAGCCCTTTCAAAATGCTCTGATGATAGACGGTTTGCGATGGCGTGGCGTCAGGAGCTCGGGCCTGGCAGGCGCGAAACAAGACTGAGACCGACGTCCATCGCTTCCAATTGAAAGTGGGGACGGAGAAAGAAGCGCGCGTTGTAATATCCCGGGTTCTCCTCGTTTGCTATGACCTCAACCTTCGCAGCGGCCAGCGGCTTGCGCGCTTTCTGAGCTTCTGACGACAGGGCCGGATTGGCATCAACGTATTCGTTGATCCAGGTCTGCAGCCAGACCGTCAGCTCATCCTTTTCCTTCATGGATCCGATCTTGTCGCGAACCATGCACTTCAGATAATGCGCAAAGCGGGATACTGCGAACATGTAGGGCAGACGCGACGACAGGTTGTCGGACGCGGTTGCATCCACGCCCTTGTCGCCGAAATACTTCTTCGGCTTGTAAAGCGACTGGGCGCCGATGAAGGCGGCCTTGTCGGTGTTCTTGCGATGGATCAGCGGGATGAGTCCCGCCTTTGCAAGCTCGTGCTCGCGACGATCGCTGATGGCGATCTCGGTCGGGCATTTCAGGTCGACGCCACCATCGTCGGTCGGGAACGTATGCGTCGGCAGGTTGATGACCTCGCCGCCGGATTGGACGCCGCGGATGCGCGTGCACCAACCGAACTCCTTGAAGGCGCGGTTGATGTTGACTGCCATCGCGTAGGCGGCGTTGATCCAGCCGTATTTGTCACCGGTGTGCCCGTCCGTCTCCTCTTCGAAGGCGAACTCTTCCACCGGCTCCGATTTGGCGCCGTAGGGGAGGCGGCCCAGCGCGCGCGGCATGCACAGGCCGAGATAGCGCGAGTCGTCCTGATCGCGCAGTCCCTTCCATGCGGCGTATTCCGGCGTGTCGAACACCTTGCCGATGTCGCGAGGGTTGGACAGTTCGGTCCACGAGTCCATTCCCATCAGCGTAGGCTCGGCGCCGCTGAAGAAGGGGGCGTGCGCGGCGCCGGCGATCTTGCTGAGATCGCGGAGCAACTGCACGTCGGTGGGAAGGTGGCTGAAATAATAGTCGCCGATCAGGCAGCCGAACGGCTCGCCGCCGAGCTGGCCGAATTCGTACTCGTAGATCTGCTTGAACAGCGGGCTCTGGTCCCAGCGCGCATCGGGATAAAGCCGCAGGTTCCGATACAGCTCGTTCTTGGAGACGTTCATCACCCGGATCTTGAGATTGGCGTCGGTCTCGGAATTGAAGACGAGGTAGTGAAGGCCGCGCCAGGCACTCTCGATCGCCTGGAATTCGGGCGCGTGCAGGATCTCGTTCATCTGCGCGGTCAGCTTCTGATCGATCCGCGCGATCATCTCCTCGATGGTGTCGAGCACGTCCGACTTGATGACGCTCGTGTCCTTGAGCGCCTCCTGAACCAGCGTGGACACCGCGTTCTCGACTTCGGTCGCCGCACGTTCGGTGCGCGGCTTGAAGCTTTGCTTCAGCAGGGCGGCGAACTCGTCGGCCTCGACGGTCCCGACCTTGGTGGTGGTCTCTTTATGGATTGCTTCTTTTGCCATGGTCCCCATTCCTTCCCTTAGCTGTTGCTGTCGGCTTCGGTGGACTGGCTGGTCGCGCGCTCGCGCAGTGCGGCCATCAGTTGAGGATCGGCGAGGAGTTTTTTCAGCTGGTCCTCGGCGCCCACCTTGCCATCCATGTAGCGCAGCAGGTTGGCGAGCTGTTCGCGCGCTTCGAGCAATTTGGCCGTCGCCGGCACTTGGCGGGCGACCGCCACCGGCGTGAAGTCGGACATCTTGTTGAAGCGCAGGTTGACGGAGATCTTTTCGTCGGACCCGTCGCTGAGACGATTGGCGACGCGCGCCGTCACGCCGGGCTGGATCGCCGCCATGCGGTTGTCGAAATTGTCCATGTCGAACTCGAGGAACTTGCGCTCCTCGACCTTCGCCTTCTCGACGCCGGGGTCGTTGCCGGAAAGATCGGACAGGACGCCCATGACGAACGGCAGTTCGATCAGCCGCTCGGCATCGTATGGATCTTCGTAAGTGATGTGCACGCGCGGTGCGCGGTTTCGGCGAATGAATTTTTGACCGCTGTCGGTTGCCATTGGGTTGCCCTCTTCACAAAAAATTCTCTGCGGAAGCCGACTTGCGCGACGCAGGCAGGGGAAGTGCCTCGGTCTTTCGTCGGCGGAGCTTCCTTCCGTTCAGTTAGTCCCGTCGAACGGAAGGCGGGTTCAATTCGATTTATCGATCGCCTTCAGAGCGCCCTCCGGCAGCACTTCGTTCAGCAGGCTGAGGAAGTCTCGCTGTGCGAGTTCGCGTGCGCGATCGACCAGGAACGGGATCGGGCTGGACGGCTCCGCGGCCCGGAAGAAGGAGGCAACCTTGCTCAGCAGGTCCAACGCTTGGGCTCTGTTTTCGGCTGCAAAAACAGCATCTTGAGCCTCATTTTCGGCCGCGGATGGGAGCGAGGTGGCGAACTCCGCCATGCGCTCGATCGGCAGGTCGAAAACCTTGTCGCGACCGATATTGATGGCGGCGCTCTCCACGTGGGCCGGCATCAGCATCCGCATCACTTCGATAAACGATTTGCCAACCATGTCCTGTGCCTGCCGCACCAGCAGCAGCGCCGGGCTCGACGGTTCCTTTCGAGCGAAATAGTCGGCAGCCGCTGCCAGCGCCGCGGATGCCTGTCCGGGTGATGTCACTGCGCCGGCGATTTCGATCGGAAGCTGCGGGCCGCCTTGAGCAGCCGCGTCCGGGGACGGGGTGATTGCGGCCGGATCGCGTGCGGTGACCAGAGTCGCGAGCCAGCCGGCCATGCCATTCGCGACACCCGCCAGCCTGTCGAGACTGATGGGTTGCCCCGAGTTCAACTTTTCGTGCCAGACCGATTTGATGCCGGCGATCTCGGCAGCGACCGCCGAACAGCGGGCGCTCACCGCCTTGAGGGTGTCGAGGTCGGTCTCGCCGATGATGCGCTCGATGGTTCCGAGATCGGGCATGTCGACATCGGCATCGGCGGCGGGAATTTCGCCCTTGGCAATCTGATAGGCACGGTAGTTGAGGCTGCCGTGCCTTCGATTTTCGATCAGGGGGAGGAATTGGAGCGGGTTGATCACCGTCGGAAACACGTCGATCGCCTCGATGGTGACGGCCCGAAAAGCATAGTCGCCGTCCTCGCCCCTTGGGTGAACCGCTTCCCATTGTTCGCGCAGCAGCAGGGTGGTTGCCCTCAGGCAGCTGAGGAAGCCGTCGAGATCGCGGTTCAGGATGGAAAACTTGGCGAGCAGCATGGTCAGGCGCAGATCGCGGGTGCGAGCCAGCAGGGGCTGCGCAGCGGCGCACTGGCCGGCAATATCGATGGCTTTCGGGTCGAAGCGTCCGCGCTCTCCGTTCGCGTTGACGACCTCGAAATACGACATCGGCAGCAGCGATTCCGCAGCTGCGAAGAAATTCAGGTACTGAACGTCGCCGGCCGCATCGAGGTCAGGCCCGCAGGGATCGTCCGGGTCGATGGGCTGGGTCAGGGATGCGACGTCGAGCATGCAAAGAGGATCCGTCTGCGGGGGTCTGGCCCCTCTACCAGGTCCGGGACATCTGGCGGATCACGCGGGGGATCATGATCCGATTGACTGGTAGGTCAGATCAACGCCGGCCTCGGTTCATTCCCGCGATGATGGCGGTTTCCCGTGAACCGGCAAGCGCTTGGAACCGACTACATGAGTGCCGCAGTGGCTTCCTCAGGCAATGCTTCGCCGCGCCGGGAGAGGAGACACCGGGCGGACTTGTCGGCCATCCCAGCGATGGACGGCTCGGATTTCGGTCGTTCGTGCTTGACCGCCTGATGCGCCGGTTGCGCAGCTCGTGCGGTCAACGAGGGAGTTTAACGCCCACATGGGCCAGCTTACCCAGGATACCCGCCTCTGCGAGCTCAAGACCCCCCTTGGCAAGGACGTTCTGGTTTTTGCCCGGTTCGAGGCCGCCGAAGGTCTGAGTGAACTGTTCGAATACCGCATCGAATGTCTCAGCGAGGAAGCCGATCTCGACTTCGATCGGGCCATCGGCAAGCAGTGCACCCTCACCATCAAATTGCACGAGAAGGAACGCGAGTTCAGCGGCATTCTCACAGAAGCCCAATGGCTGGGGGTGAAGAACGACTACTTCAGTTATCGGATCGTGCTGAGGCCCTGGTTGTGGCTGCTGTCGCGGACCACCGATTGCCGGATTTTTCAGGACAAGAAGGCGCCCGACATCATCAAGGAGGTCTTCAACGAGCGCGGCTTCACGGACTATGAGTCCAAGCTTACCGAAGAGGGCTCATGTCCAAAGCTCGAATACTGCGTTCAATATCGCGAGACCGACCTGGATTTCGTCTGCCGGTTGATGGAGCAGCACGGGATCTACTACTTCTTCAAGCATGAAGGCGGCAAGCACACGTTGGTGCTGGCTGACTCCAAGTCCTCGCACAGCCCCATCAACGGTCTCGCCAAGATCCCCTACATCCCGCTCGCCGGCTCCGACCGTCGCGGCGAGCAGCATATTTATGAATGGGCTTCCGAACGCCGGTTCCGCACCGGGAAGATCGAGCTCAACGATTACAACTATCAGAAGCCCAACGCGCAGATGATCAGTGACGCCAAGGGCTCCGAGCACTACACACGATCCGAGATGGAGTTCTACGACTATCCCGGCAAGTTCAAGGAGAAGTCCGACGGCGAGCGATACGCGAAGATCCAGCTCCAGGCCGAGCAGGCGATGGATCGGCGCCGCCGGGGCAACGGCGACGCCGTCAACCTTTTCCCCGGCGGACTAACCAAGCTCGAGAAGCACGCGAAAGACTCGCAGAACGTCGAATATCTCGTGGTACGGGCAGCTCACTCGTTTTCCATCGAATCCTATCGCACTGGCGGCCCCGGTGACGCCGGACAGCACGTCTACTTCGGCAGCTACGAATTTCTGCCAAGCGATCGGCCGTTTCGATCTCCCATGACGACGCCGAAGCCGAGGATCAACGGCATTCAGACCGCCAAGGTGGTGACCAAGGACGACAATTCGAGCGAGGAAATCGACGTCGAGTCGCTGGGCGAAATCTATGTTCGCTTTTTCTGGGATCGGAAGAAGAAGCGCTCATGCCGGTTGCGCGTGGCGCAAGTCTGGTCCGGCAAGCGCTGGGGCGGTCAGATCATCCCGCGCGTCGGGCAGGAGGTGGTCGTGGAATTCCTGGAAGGGGATCCCGACCGGCCCTTGGTGATAGGGACCGTCTACAACGATGAATACAAGCTGCCCTACGATCTGCCGTCCAAGAAGACGATTGCGGGATTGAAGTCCGACTCGACCAAGGGAGGCGGCGGCTACAACGAATGGAACTTCGAGGACAAGAAGGGGTCCGAGAAGATCACCGTGCACGCCGAGAAGGACTACGACGTCACGGTCCGCGACACCGAGACCAGGACCATTGGCGAGGCCGCGTTCGGCGGCGATACCCGCAAGACCACGCTCAAGAACGGCAACGACAAGCTTGATATCGAATTGGGCGGTCAGCACATCAAGCTGGCGATGGATCAGTCGGTCGATGCGGGCCTGAGCATTACCCTCACGGCCAACGTCAATATCACCCTGCAGGTTGGTCCAAGCCAGATCATCCTGTCTCCAGCCGGCATCGTCATCAACGCGCCGACCATCACCATGACCGCGCAGGCCGCCATGGCGCTCGCGGCCGGCGGCCCGTTGGTTGCCCACGGCACGCCAACCATTGTCGGCTGACAGCCATGAATCAGGTTCGGTTCAGCACAGTCCACGATCTCTTCGAAGCCTATCCGCTGGCGCGCTACGACGTCGGCAAAGCCGCTCCGGACAAGTTGTCGTTGGACTTCCTGCAGGAGGCGGCCGATGCGGGCAACTGGCACCAGGCTGTGTCCTTCTGCGCGTATCTGCTCCCCAGGCGTGTGGCCGTCGCCTGGGGCTGTCGCTCGTTGCGGCAGATGTTCGACCATTTCGACGGCAATGAAGGCAGGTCGCTCAATTTTGCCGAGACCTGGGTCCGGCAGCCGGACGAGCAATCGCGCAACAAGGCTTTGGCGGTCGGCAATGCCAACGATCCCGAGCAGCCGGCGACCTGGCTGGCGCTGGCGGCGGGTTGGTCCGGCGGAAGCGTGGTTCCCGCGGAATTCGCACCGGTCGAAGCCAAGCCGGATCAGACGGCGCGGGCGGTTCGCGCAGCCCTTTTGATCGGCCTCTGCCGGCTTACCCGCGAGTCCAGGGACCGGATAATGACGGCCTGCCTGGAGGATGGTATTCAATTGGCACGCGGCGAACCGCGCCCTCCACGCTGACGAGACGATGTGATGGTGCTTCGCTTTAACATCGAGAACGAGC from Bradyrhizobium elkanii USDA 76 harbors:
- a CDS encoding ImpA family type VI secretion system protein; protein product: MLDVASLTQPIDPDDPCGPDLDAAGDVQYLNFFAAAESLLPMSYFEVVNANGERGRFDPKAIDIAGQCAAAQPLLARTRDLRLTMLLAKFSILNRDLDGFLSCLRATTLLLREQWEAVHPRGEDGDYAFRAVTIEAIDVFPTVINPLQFLPLIENRRHGSLNYRAYQIAKGEIPAADADVDMPDLGTIERIIGETDLDTLKAVSARCSAVAAEIAGIKSVWHEKLNSGQPISLDRLAGVANGMAGWLATLVTARDPAAITPSPDAAAQGGPQLPIEIAGAVTSPGQASAALAAAADYFARKEPSSPALLLVRQAQDMVGKSFIEVMRMLMPAHVESAAINIGRDKVFDLPIERMAEFATSLPSAAENEAQDAVFAAENRAQALDLLSKVASFFRAAEPSSPIPFLVDRARELAQRDFLSLLNEVLPEGALKAIDKSN
- a CDS encoding type VI secretion system Vgr family protein codes for the protein MGQLTQDTRLCELKTPLGKDVLVFARFEAAEGLSELFEYRIECLSEEADLDFDRAIGKQCTLTIKLHEKEREFSGILTEAQWLGVKNDYFSYRIVLRPWLWLLSRTTDCRIFQDKKAPDIIKEVFNERGFTDYESKLTEEGSCPKLEYCVQYRETDLDFVCRLMEQHGIYYFFKHEGGKHTLVLADSKSSHSPINGLAKIPYIPLAGSDRRGEQHIYEWASERRFRTGKIELNDYNYQKPNAQMISDAKGSEHYTRSEMEFYDYPGKFKEKSDGERYAKIQLQAEQAMDRRRRGNGDAVNLFPGGLTKLEKHAKDSQNVEYLVVRAAHSFSIESYRTGGPGDAGQHVYFGSYEFLPSDRPFRSPMTTPKPRINGIQTAKVVTKDDNSSEEIDVESLGEIYVRFFWDRKKKRSCRLRVAQVWSGKRWGGQIIPRVGQEVVVEFLEGDPDRPLVIGTVYNDEYKLPYDLPSKKTIAGLKSDSTKGGGGYNEWNFEDKKGSEKITVHAEKDYDVTVRDTETRTIGEAAFGGDTRKTTLKNGNDKLDIELGGQHIKLAMDQSVDAGLSITLTANVNITLQVGPSQIILSPAGIVINAPTITMTAQAAMALAAGGPLVAHGTPTIVG
- a CDS encoding DUF6931 family protein, giving the protein MDFLQEAADAGNWHQAVSFCAYLLPRRVAVAWGCRSLRQMFDHFDGNEGRSLNFAETWVRQPDEQSRNKALAVGNANDPEQPATWLALAAGWSGGSVVPAEFAPVEAKPDQTARAVRAALLIGLCRLTRESRDRIMTACLEDGIQLARGEPRPPR